The Cloacibacillus sp. DNA window CCCGTTCTTTACGACAAAAAAGGACGGCACAGGGCTTGGGCTCTCCATCGTGCAGAGGATAGTCGAAAGCATCGGCGGCACTCTTTCCGTGGACAGCGGGCCGGAGGGCACGGCCTTCAAAATTTATTTAAAACTTTACGACGGGGGCGCACTGGATGAGCATTTGGATAGTTGACGACGAGATCAATCTGGCAAACGGCCTGAAGCGGGCCTTTGAAAAAAACGGACACAGCGCGCAGTGTTTCTACACGCTGCATGAGCTGCAGGAGGCGCTTGCGGTGGGAATACCGTCGCTTTTGTTTTTTGTACATTGTTTGCCGGACGGCAACGGCCTTGACATGCTTCCGATAATAGAAAAGCTGGCGCCGCGCTGCCGCGTCATTATGATGACGGCCTTCGGCGATTCCAGCCTTGTGGTGAAGGCGATACGCCAAGGCGCCTATAATTATCTGGACAAGCCCTTTCCGCTTGACGCCGCGATGAATATGATAAAACGCGCCTTTGAATCCATACAGCTGCAAAATCAGGCGGAGATGATCTCCGCCGACGAAACGAGCCTGCTGCTCGGTTCGTCGGAAATAATGAAGAAGGTGAGCGAGTCTCTTTTGAAGCTGGCGCCCTATCGCGACGCCTCCGTGCTGCTCACGGGCGAAAGCGGCACGGGCAAGGAGGTAGCGGCGCGTATGATACACCGTGCCTCGCAGTGCAAAGGAGAGTTTATCGCGGTCAACTGCTCCGCCATACCGGAGGCGCTGCTTGAAGAGGAACTTTTCGGTTATGTGAAGGGAGCGTACACAGGGGCCGACTCAAACAAGCCCGGTCTTGTCGAGGCGGCGGACAACGGAACGCTCTTTCTTGACGAGATCGGCGACCTTCCGCTCACGCTCCAGACGAAGCTTTTTCGCTTCATCGACCAGCGCACCATCCGCCCGCTCGGCGGCACAAAGGAAAAGAAGGTGAGCGTGAAGCTCATCTGCGCCACCTGCCTCAACCTTGAACAGAAGGTAAAAAACGAGACCTTCCGCAAAGACCTGCTCTTTCGCATCTCCGTCATTCCCATCAGACTGCCTGCGCTACGCGAGCGCGGCAAGGATGTGCTTGAACTGGCCGCCTATTTCCTCGCGGATTTTTCCAAAAGGATGAACAAAGCGACGCCCGTGCTGACAGAAGAGGTGCAGGAGGCCTTCATGGCCTACCCGTGGCCTGGGAACGTCAGAGAGCTGCGCAACATGATAGAGCGCATCCTCATCCTGCGCAGCCAGAACGACGCCTTTGTGCGGCTTGCCGACCTGCCTATGGAGATGCTGGAGGTAAATTCCGGCGGTGCCGCGGGCGGGCTCATCCCCGAAGAGGGCGAGGCGCTTGGAGATACTCTCGACAGGGTGGAGAAGAACCTCATAACGGCTACGCTTGCCAAATGTTCCGGCAACCGCACGCAGGCGGCGAACATGCTCGGCATTTCGCGTTTTTCACTGCTTCGCAGGATGCAGCGTCATGGGCTCGAATGAGCTTCGGCTCGTCCTTACGGCAAAACCGGCGCAAAGACTGACGCCGAAAAATTTCATAGGCGCAAACCTGCTGCTGGCTCCCGCGCACGAACTTACGGCGATGTGCCGCGAGCTTATCGGCGACAACGCCTTCATCAGCTTTTCGCCGCCGCGCTCCCGCGTTACCAACATGAGCGACGACGATGTTTTCGCGGGCATTCCCGACAGACCCTCTATAGACGCGGCGCTGTTTTCGCAGATATGCGCCTGCCCCGGCTTTTCCGCGATGACGGGTGTTGCCGCCGGCGCCTCCTTTTGGAGTTCGCTGCTTGATACGAGGGGATTTCTCAACAGCTCGGCGGCCGAAATAGCGGAAATGACCTCAATAGATATGGCCTGCGTGACTCGGTTTTTGGAAAACCTTCAAAATTTTGTGGAGCCGGCGGGGCTTTTTGCCGCAAACATGGAGGCGTCGCTGCTTTTACAGCTCAAAAGGCGCGGCTTTGAGGGTTCTTGCGCGTGGCGTCTGCTGACAGAGGCCAAAGAGGAGCTTACGGCGGGCCGGTACGGAGAATGCGCGAAACTGCTAAACATCAGCGACGCTGAATTTAAGGCGGCCTTTTCTCTGCTACGCTCGCTCGACCCAGCTCCCGGCGCAAATTTTTCATACGCGGCGGCGGTCGTGCCAGAGATAGAATTTATAGTGGAGGAGGGCGCGGTGCGCCCGAGGCTGGTTTTAGAGAATATGCCTGCTGTCGAAAATTATTTTGCCGACTTCGAGGCCTCGCCGCGCGACCTGATACGGGCCGGATGGGCGCACGGGGAATGGAGCGCGGCGCGAGGCGCTCTAAAAAAACTGGGCCTTCGCTACCGCACGCTGCTTCGCGCAGCACTTCTTATAGCCGACGTCCAAAAAGAAAAGATAAGAGCGCCTGAAGCGCCGCCCGCTACACTCTCCTACGAAAACGCCGCCTCATTGCTTGCGCTGCACACCTCCACCGTCTACCGCGCAATGCAGAACACATGGTGCTCCATAGGCGGCAGGTCATACCCGATGAACATTTTCTTCTGCCGCGCCTCCGCCGGCAAAAAATCCAGCGTAGCGCAGATGAGGCAAAAAATTTTCGCGCTGCGCGCAGAGGGGCTTTCAAACAGAAAAATCGGCGAGCTGCTCGATATGCCGGAGCGGACGGTAGCCTATCACAGCGCAAAAAACGCAAAAAAAATGCGCGGCTGACCGTGCCCGCATTGCCGCTTACGCAAAAACGCGCCTCTTCTGCCCGTGTGTGCGGATACCGACTGTGCGGATACCGCACGCCTTCTCATATTGCCATTTCGCGCCGTCTGTAATCCCGCTTACAGGCCGCGTTTCGTATATTTACCTTCGCCCTAAATTTCGGCAACTTTTTTGCATATATAATAGTAAGCACCAAATTTTAGTGGGAGGTTACAAAAATGGCGGACAAGAAAGATAATGCTTCTGTAGCAAGCGTACTCATCGGAGCGGCGTTCCTAATGGCGACTTCAGCGATAGGACCCGGATTTTTGACTCAGACGGCCGTATTCACGGACAAACTCAAAGCGGCCTTCGCGTTCGCGATCGTAGTCTCGATTATCATCGACATCATAGTCCAGATGAACATCTGGAGGATACTGGGCGTATCTGGCAAACGCGCGCAGGACGTGGCAAACGAAGTCTTCCCCGGCCTTGGCTATTTCCTCGCCATCCTGGTAGCCATCGGCGGACTTGTCTTTAACATCGGCAACGTAGGCGGCGCGGCTATGGGCCTCAACGTAATGTGCGGCGTGCCTCTCGTGCCCGGCGCCATACTTAGCGCCGTCATCGCCATCGCCCTCTTCCTCAACAAAGAGGCTGGCAAGGCGATGGATATGTTCACGAAGGTGCTTGGCGTCATCATGCTCGCCATGGTCGCCTTTATGGTCATCAAAACACAGCCGCCTGTGGCGCTTGCGCTTAAAGAGACGGTGCTTCCCTCTACGGTGGACTGGCTCACGATACTGACGCTGGTCGGCGGCACGGTCGGCGGCTACATCACATTCGCGGGCGCGCACCGCATCATCGACGCTGAGATCACCGGCGTCGGCAACCTCGAAAAAATCTCACGCGGCTCTGTGACCGCGGTCTGCATCACGGGCGTAATGCGCTACATGCTTTTCCTCGCCATACTTGGCGTCGTAGTGACGGGCGTAGCTCTTGACCCGAAGAACCCCCCGGCGTCGGCCTTCCTGCTCGGAGCTGGCGAAATAGGTTACAGGATATTCGGCGTCATCCTCTGGTGCGCCGCCGTCACCTCGGTAGTTGGCGCCTCCTACACCTCCATCTCCTTCCTGCGCACTCTCTTTAAGCAGGTAGACATGAACCATCGCTACTGGATAATGGGTTTCATCTGCATCTCCACGGCAATATTCTCAACTATGGGCAACCCTGTTACGCTGCTTATCTTCGCGGGCTCTCTGAACGGCCTCATCCTGCCGGTCTCGCTCGGCGTGGTGCTGCTTGCGGCCAACAACAAAAAGATAATCGGCGAAGGCTACAAACACCCGATGGTGCTGACGGTTCTTGGCTGGATCATGGTACTATTTACGGCATGGATGGGCGTCAAGTCGCTTGCCGGAATAATGAAGCTTTTCGGTTAAATTGGTCTCTAAAAAGATACGTTCATCTTTTATGACAAGGGGTGGTGTCTGTGGCAGTATATATTGACGAACCAAAATTTCTGAAAGCGGGCGAATCATGCGTCGTCGTAGAGTTCGCGGATGAGATAGACCGCGGCGCAAACGACGCAGTAACTGCCCTAAAAAAATATCTTACGACGCAGACGAGGACTCCCGTTGTGGAATGTCTGCCGACGTACAGGTCGCTTGCAGTCTATTTCGACCCTACCGTCGTAAGCGCGGAGGCGGTAATAAAAGAGGCGCGCGCGGCGGGCGCGGCAGAGAGCGCAGAGTCGGGCGCAGCGCATACGGAGATATCTATCCCAGTATGCTACGGCGGCGAGTACGGCCCTGATATTGCAAACGTAGCGGAGCACGCTGGCATCACGGAAGAAGAGGTTGTAGCGCGCCACACCGCCCGCCCGTGCCATTGTTACATGATCGGGTTTCTTCCCGGCTTCGCCTACCTCGGCGGCATGGACGAAAGCATCGCCACGCCGCGCCTCGCAAACCCGCGCACCGTGATAAACGGCGGCAGCGTGGGCATAGCCGGCAAGCAGACGGGCATCTATCCGATAGACAGCCCCGGCGGCTGGCAGCTTATAGGGCGCACGCCGCTTCGGCTGTTCACGCCGGAGGCGGCGCGTCCGACGCTCATCGAGGCGGGGTACGAGGTGCGTTTTGTGCCGGTCTCCGAGGACGAGTACAAAAAAATTGAGGCCGAAGTTGCCGCGGGCGTCTATAAGCCCGTCATCACGGAGGCGATGTGATATGGAACTTACTGTAAAAAAGCCGGGAATGCTGACGACGGTGCAGGACCTAGGGCGCTGGGGATTTCAGTCAAGCGGAGTCCCCGTGGCGGGCGCGATGGACCTTCCCGCGCTCAAAATTGGAAACGCAATGCTTGGCAACGACGAGAACGCGGCCGCTCTTGAAGTGACGCTCGTAGGGCCGGAGCTTGCCGTGTGCGGCTGCGGCGCCGCGGTCTTTGCGGGCGCGGAGCTTGGCTTTTCCGTAAACGGCAAAAAAATAGGCTCGTGGCGCGCCGCAGTCCTTCAAGACGGCGACGTCATATCCTTTGCCGGGCCGTGCGGCGCTGGCTGCCGCGGGATGCTCTGCTTTGCGGGCGGCGTGGACGTGCCGCCAGTGATGGGCAGCCGTTCCACCTTTACGCGTGCAAAAATCGGCGGCGTTGAGGGGCGCGCGCTCAAAGCGGGCGATGTCATAAAAACGCAGGAACCCGCGGCGCTCTGGAAACGGCTCGACGGCTTTGCCGTGGACGCGGCATCGCTTCCGGTCAATCCAAAAGAAGAGCCTCTTTTGATAATAAAGGGACTCCAGCAGGATGCCTTTACCGAAGAGGGAGAAAAAACGCTCTTTGACTCCGAATAC harbors:
- a CDS encoding sigma-54 dependent transcriptional regulator — protein: MSIWIVDDEINLANGLKRAFEKNGHSAQCFYTLHELQEALAVGIPSLLFFVHCLPDGNGLDMLPIIEKLAPRCRVIMMTAFGDSSLVVKAIRQGAYNYLDKPFPLDAAMNMIKRAFESIQLQNQAEMISADETSLLLGSSEIMKKVSESLLKLAPYRDASVLLTGESGTGKEVAARMIHRASQCKGEFIAVNCSAIPEALLEEELFGYVKGAYTGADSNKPGLVEAADNGTLFLDEIGDLPLTLQTKLFRFIDQRTIRPLGGTKEKKVSVKLICATCLNLEQKVKNETFRKDLLFRISVIPIRLPALRERGKDVLELAAYFLADFSKRMNKATPVLTEEVQEAFMAYPWPGNVRELRNMIERILILRSQNDAFVRLADLPMEMLEVNSGGAAGGLIPEEGEALGDTLDRVEKNLITATLAKCSGNRTQAANMLGISRFSLLRRMQRHGLE
- the pxpB gene encoding 5-oxoprolinase subunit PxpB, producing the protein MAVYIDEPKFLKAGESCVVVEFADEIDRGANDAVTALKKYLTTQTRTPVVECLPTYRSLAVYFDPTVVSAEAVIKEARAAGAAESAESGAAHTEISIPVCYGGEYGPDIANVAEHAGITEEEVVARHTARPCHCYMIGFLPGFAYLGGMDESIATPRLANPRTVINGGSVGIAGKQTGIYPIDSPGGWQLIGRTPLRLFTPEAARPTLIEAGYEVRFVPVSEDEYKKIEAEVAAGVYKPVITEAM
- a CDS encoding divalent metal cation transporter gives rise to the protein MADKKDNASVASVLIGAAFLMATSAIGPGFLTQTAVFTDKLKAAFAFAIVVSIIIDIIVQMNIWRILGVSGKRAQDVANEVFPGLGYFLAILVAIGGLVFNIGNVGGAAMGLNVMCGVPLVPGAILSAVIAIALFLNKEAGKAMDMFTKVLGVIMLAMVAFMVIKTQPPVALALKETVLPSTVDWLTILTLVGGTVGGYITFAGAHRIIDAEITGVGNLEKISRGSVTAVCITGVMRYMLFLAILGVVVTGVALDPKNPPASAFLLGAGEIGYRIFGVILWCAAVTSVVGASYTSISFLRTLFKQVDMNHRYWIMGFICISTAIFSTMGNPVTLLIFAGSLNGLILPVSLGVVLLAANNKKIIGEGYKHPMVLTVLGWIMVLFTAWMGVKSLAGIMKLFG
- a CDS encoding biotin-dependent carboxyltransferase family protein, with protein sequence MELTVKKPGMLTTVQDLGRWGFQSSGVPVAGAMDLPALKIGNAMLGNDENAAALEVTLVGPELAVCGCGAAVFAGAELGFSVNGKKIGSWRAAVLQDGDVISFAGPCGAGCRGMLCFAGGVDVPPVMGSRSTFTRAKIGGVEGRALKAGDVIKTQEPAALWKRLDGFAVDAASLPVNPKEEPLLIIKGLQQDAFTEEGEKTLFDSEYLISAQSDRMGCRMEGPEVKHTESGADIVSDAIPLGAVQIPAHGMPIIMMADRQTTGGYTKIGVLAPLSIAALAQKMPGETVRFRRAEIADGEAEQRRIKDAVERVRQMRFSYVSRAKESPAAAPAAVSGHFILTVDGKSYDITCQEIKE